Part of the Hevea brasiliensis isolate MT/VB/25A 57/8 chromosome 16, ASM3005281v1, whole genome shotgun sequence genome is shown below.
taacctctaatgagAGGAgagtctaagcctgtgcacataccatgttattcaaaacaaaacaaagctaactccattgtctcctcaacaaatgagagagacaggtaataacctagtcaagcatctatagtgagatataaaataatatcatgaatctctttgtcctttttgtgagcataaatcacaacacaattcaattcaatatcaattccaatatccaataatttttatgctcatcacaattcaaaacaaattttttccaTTTCCCATGTCAAGTatgtttcaatcaaaatttttccaaagctaattttattcaattcatgacaaaataaaatcataactaattttattttccaaaactaaactcattcataccataacatattttaataattgttgagataaattcaatatttgataaacataatacaataagaaataaaatcatttagtcaaaagacatatgaagaaacataatcaataaaaatactagttgtgcacaaatctcttttgtcaactcaatttactcaaactttcgtttttccttcgaagatccctttccaactgaaacacataaatttaaagtgcttcaatatccatttctaatacttaaattccaacaatttctttctAGATTTATCCTatctattacggtttataaatttcaggtcttttatatttttgtgtatggtggcactattcatatcaaaatgttgacttttctatacttaataggtttattagttctaatttcactcatataccacattttgggtgtcaattttgttggcattgattgctaatTCAATTTATAAGTCtcttaagagaaattacaattttttaattttggtcCCCTGTttctactgtttcattggtctggttactgtgagaatttggttaattgtccttcatcaaagttgttccttattgtcttagctttaattccctttttgaatcactccatttggagttttgtaacccaagttATGTCTATTTTTCTAAGGTAGGCCGGatttggtattacccagaattctgggcattttctggatactggcagttttggtgtgctgattataggtgactttttggataggttatggttagaatttaggtttgtgtttttcataaaagttgtagtgctatgtcttagctttccatcggtataaaattcatgtTATTTAGacattcctagaccaagttatgaccattagaacaagtactgttcatatggtcagttttgtacAATGACAATGTGCTTAATccgagtttgacctaattttaCACTACTTTGTGTTTAGTTTTAGGTCAagatttcttcacaaaaaatgttgcattatgtgtctaatttacctccaattggtcttataccaattggagcaacataattcACTTTATGGCCTATTAACCTAGCTGGACTCATTAGTCCAGAATTTAACACAATGACTCACTACAATTCCATAAATTTCTTTCATCCATTTGGCATCAATTCTTATCAATTGCACTTCATGGGACCTTAATTTACCATCACCATATCAATTGAGTAACATATCATGAAAACCCTAACTTCACCCAAACCTTAATCTCTACTTTATAATTCATATAATTTCAAGCTATCTCACCTCACAATTCATGCTTACTACATCACCACACCTTACAATTCATGTTCAATTCAAataaacaccatcaaaccctaattcgTTACATGTTGGCTGAATTCTATATAGTCCCTTACCTGATCATTTATTTTACTTTTCAAcaatttcttactcaattcaattaCCTAAGcataaatataaagaaaaatttaaagaactatcattaaccttttcttgaatttccaatcttctatttctttcactttctccctttctttcttaTTCCAAGCTTCTCACCAAGGTCTAGTTAAGGGTGTTTAGtggataatttatgaaattttaggGTGAGGTTAGGAGTTTGAAAGCTTGAGCAAGCTTAGTTATGGAGGATTGTTGAGAGAGAGAGCCAAGAGAGAGGGACGGCtacttggtgttgaagaagacaattacaatttttttttcttttatttatgagtatttatcccttaatttgacttagtcaaataattaattaaattgataattatttaggaaatcatgcttatgtcatgggggtgatgtcataattcttattttaatttcttttctttttcctttgtttttccataattcttcaatttaaatctattcttcaaaattttaatttctcacattttattagacagttaggtcatgagtcacctctaggggtgaattgactaatttgcccctcgccggtctgatccggtttgcaaataattcgatatttcttccggatctcttacctaattatttgacctacttaaaaattctttttcgtgattttctcttttccactgtgttcgcaatagtcctaaggatagcagcgtcacattttctgattcagaattcgggttacgattaacctcgcagtcatttcctgggaaggtcacccatcactgtgactcccggctcatttaactttttatgttttgtttttcttctttatacttaactatttgacaattactaattatttgcgttcagggcttatctagttgtcttagatgtgattctaatccccttaattgttcggaccgataccgatcaccgaaacagtaaaatataccaggctatgcaaataggggtgttacaaaaaaagtGGCTTTGGGTGGAATGACATTACCAAAAAAATTGAGGCTATTCCAAGCATTTGGGAAAGTGTCATATAGGTATTAATTTGTAGCATGTATAGTTTTGTTTTATGATTTTGTTGATATGAGTTTATATTATTGTGTACTTGTGCTAAACTAAGCAAAATTCTTATCAATTTTTTCAGGTGAAGAATGAGTATAAATTAGTGCGAGATAAGGAACTTTATTTCTTAGAGGATGCTCGTGATTTATTTGAAAAGGATCGAGCAAATGGAGATGGTGCTACTAGTGCAAAAGAAAAGGTTCGAAAGTGGCAATCAGATCGAGGTTTGCAAATTGATGAAAGTGATGAGATTCAGGTAAATAATGAGATGAACCTTGACAATCAAGACCCCTCAACTCAATTTGCTCAACATTCACCAAGTCGTGATAGCTTTTCATCGACTTCTCATCAATAAAAAATGACATCCAAAGAGGGTAAAAGAAAAAGACTGATGTCTGATATTATTAGTGATGAGATTTTGGAGGTGACATCGTTAATGAAAGAAATTGCACGTGCTATTACAAGTACCAGTCAATGTCGATATAgtgcaaatgaaattacaatagagTTGAAAAAACTAGGATTGAACAAATGGGAGGTTATGGAAGTCCTTGACTTTTTGCATGTGAAGGATCATGAATATTTAGTTGAAAGATAATATTCTTTGCATGTGATGATGACATTAAACTTTCTTGGCTGAAGATgaaaatgagatcaaattataaaatttatgtatatggATATTGAATATTGTTGCTATGTTTCCTTAGGAAATGTGAGGTTATAATGATAGGTTTTGAAGTAGTAGATTGACACTTTGCTTTTTGCTTTTTGTTATTGACTTACTTCATTTATTATGAACTTTTTGAGACTTTGTTTAATGCATTATTAGTAGACTTTGCTTTTTTTCATTTATTGTGAACTTTTTAAGACCTTGTTTAATGTATTATTAGTAGACTTTGCTTCTTTTCTTATTGTAAGTTGATAAGGACATGTggtgtggtggtggtggtagaggAGGagaggtggtagtggtggtggtggtggcggtggaggaggaggggtggtggtggtggtgttgttGGTAGTGTGGTGTTGGAGGAGTGGTGGTGGTGTTTGTAGTAGAGTGGTAATAGTAATAGATAGAAAAGGacatttttagaaaaaaaaaatattgaattgaattttatatttatgccaaacataaaattcatttcatttaaaatgaatTCCAAATTTGATATACACCATACCAAATAAAAGAATTCATTTGCAAATGAATTCTATCTTGGAATTCATTAAAATGAATTCCAAATTTGATATACACCATACCAAACAAAAGAATTCATTTGCAAATGAATTTTGTCTTGgaattcatttgtaaatgaaATGAATTCCATGATAGATTTGAACTAAACAGAGGGTAAGAGTAAACTTAAAGATTAAAGAAAAGCAAAGACATGGAAGAAAAGTAAAGTTTAGTGTGATCAAGTAGGATTTAGTTGAAGTTAAAATGATAAGGTTAGGTAATATGGTTCCTTTAAGGGAACACTTTCAAAGTCAAAGTATTAAGTTTTGTATGGCAGTAAAAGAAATAGGAAAGTAAAGGAACATGAATATGTTCTTCTTAGGAAAACAAAAAGTGTAATGAATATTTCTAGTTTTGTAAAGGCTGCCGAAAGAGCTTAACTCTACTCAAGTGAAGTAGAGTATTAAGAAAAACGGTAAAGCAAAATAACAATGGAGAAATaaatttcaacataatatacttAAATGTTAAGGCTCTTTTTGGTgagttttaattttaatagaGGGAATAACCTCTTTTCGACTTTCTAAAGAGTTCCAATAAAGCACAGTGGGCCCTTAGAAGGTCACAGTTTGCAGTTTTTGACAAACTATGGGTACCAATAACTTTAAACTAACCCATACCCTAGTGCTGATAACGATCCCTAGTCGAGGCATTATACAAAAGAAAGTGCAGGAATAACTCGATGAGAGAAATACACTCTTCTTATCatctaaaaaaaaatactaaaaataagTATGGATTCATAAAGTTTGATATTAAACAAGTAAATAACCTTTATAATCAACCTAACCTAATGTTTAGTGTAGTCCTAATTATGGAATGTTTGAAATTCATGCATGCATCCTTGTGTCAATGAATATAGAAGTCTATGCCAAAGAAATTCCAATTAACCTTTTTTTTTAAACGAGTAATCAAATTTAGTACAATAGATAGAGCACTTATAAAAACTGTTTTATtgaatttgattaatattttcaattctcgaattcatataaatattattaaaatttatcttaaaTGGTTAAATAATATTGGAATTCattgaattttatatattttaattaatatataattttattaataatttatattttaaaaatttaataattttataaaatattaattttatttatttaaaatataatatataataaatttataaatattattatgaaaatacatatttttatatttaattaattaataattttatttatttaaaatataataatatcggATCAAGCATTTGTCATATTGCCATTCCTAAATTGAACAAATTTAATTAATGGATACCCACGAATACCTTGTAACCGTTACCCAATGGGGTTTGTGTAGTGAGAATCCGTCCAGTGGGATTTAGTGGAGGCGGGCATTCGCAAAAATCGCTTGCCTTCATCACCTACTATGGAGATTCCCGCCTCCTCTCCTATATACTCTATAGATATAgatgataaattattaaattattagatACTTCTGAGCAATGACCCTTCACtacataaatataaatttttgtgcTCTGTGACTGTGTACCTAATGATCTCACTAGAGAGAGAGACATCACCATAGAGAGAAAAAAATGGTGAGGGCTTCAGCAGCATCATCGTCGTCGTCGATGAAAAGCTCAGAGCCAGAGGTCTTAGAGCGGAAGAGACTGAAGAAGCTTTCATTCTCCAACAATCTCTTATCGGAGACTCCAGCCAAGACCCATTCACCTCTCACCCCGTCCAAGGTCGTCTTGAAGCACCACGGCAAAGATATTCTCAGGAAATCTCAAAGAAAGAATCGcttcctcttttcttttcctgGTTTTCTTGCTCCTATTGCTGCTGGCGGCAAGATTGGAGACCTCAAGGATTTGGGAACTAGAAATCCCATTCTCTATCTCCATTTTCCCCAGGttggtttttctttttcttttattgatTTATGATACCCTCTATTTTTTGCTTgggaaaaaaaatttagtaactaATTTTGGCTTTCTTAAAAGGGTGAAATGAAGCTGTTTGGGACCATTGTCTATCCGAAGAATAGATACCTAACGTTGCAGTTCTCTAGGGGTGGCAAGAATGTTTTGTGTGAAGATTACTTTGATAGCATGGTTGGTTGTTCTcttggattttattgtggttctGCTGTTTTATGATTTTTATTGAAGTGAATGGGATTCATTCTTTTTATTCATTCATCAAAATTCCCTTTTGTGAGGTTCCCAGATTGTGTTTTCTGATGCGTGGTGGATTGGAACGAAAGAAGAGAACCCAGAAGAGGCCCAACTTGATTTTCCCAAGCAAAtgtttgaggtttctttttttctattaatattttttttattagtccgTCAAGTTTTCTTTTGGTCAGTTTCATTTGAGTGCACCAATAGAAAAGATGGTGGGAACTGGGAAGCTTCAACATATCTTTGCTAACCTTTTCCATAACTGGTTATTCGTATCAGGGACAGGGACAACAAGTTGAGTATGACTTTAAAGGTGGTGCAGGAGCGGCATCTGTAAATAAGGAAGTTGTTCACAAAAGTGGTATTAAATATGTAGAAATTGAGACCCCTGAAACTGAGCTTGAAAATGATCTATCCGATGATAAAAACAATTTGAATGATTTGATGGAAACTGCACAAACTCGACATTCTGAGCGAACTGCTGGGAAAACATTCAAGTACTagctaaactttcattatttCATGCTGCTTAGATTATATCTAGATGTTAGCAAAATTATTGGACCTCATTTCATTTATATAGTTTAGAAAGTAGTTTCCAGTTTCATTATGATGTGACTTACTGGAGGGTTATGAATGGTTGATTATGTTGAATTCTCAGGAAATGCTATTTGCAGAAATTAGAAATGGTCTCCTTGCAGGACATCTGAAAGCACAAACTTTATTTTACATCTATCACATAGCCTCAGGCCTgaaatttcaaatcatattttataTGCCCCTTTAATATACCGGGGATACTATTGTATGTAGGGTTCATACCTGACACTCACACAAGTGTCCATTTTGAGAATAACATGTTCTGGATGTCGTCTAATTTGGAATTGATATCTCTGGACAAAAAGAAAAGTATGAAAACAACTATTTTACAATGTGTAGTGGTCTCTTTGCAAACACTTATTTATTTAGAGGCATTATTTACAAAGAAATGAGAAATGTCACCAATCATCCAGAATAGCAACACTATTTCTTTACTCCCTGTTATATTTCAATTATCTAATTCTTCAGATTGCCAGACAATTTTGCTTGAGTTGATCATGTAGTTAACTTGCTAAGGGCCTTTAGTAGTCAGTTCATTTCCGACCTGTTCATGAAACAGGTTTGCAGAAGCTTCTTCTGGAGATGATTCTGTTGAAAGCATTGTGGCTGATGTAgctaaggaagaaggagaagaagaaaagaatgtAGGCAAAGAACTTGACTCTTTATTGAAAATTTTACTGTTAGGAATATCCTAGTTTTATATAATTTgactaataaataaattcaattttgTCTTTATTCATTTATTGGGGTGTGTAACATCCACCATATTCTAGGTTTTCCCCCCTCCTTGTGATTGGATTATATAAGCTTCCCTTCTCAACAATTGTTTAATTTTCTGAATTATAGGTAAAATCTAATACTTCTTCCGCCATAGTTCTTGATTTTGAAAATGAGGGTGCTATTGAAGGGAATTATTCTTCTGGAAAAATTCAAGCTTGTGCCATGTTGGGGACCAAGTTTAAGAAGCTGTCGGAATCTGCTGTCTTAAGAACATCTAATGAACACTCT
Proteins encoded:
- the LOC110657793 gene encoding DNA-binding protein RHL1 — its product is MVRASAASSSSSMKSSEPEVLERKRLKKLSFSNNLLSETPAKTHSPLTPSKVVLKHHGKDILRKSQRKNRFLFSFPGFLAPIAAGGKIGDLKDLGTRNPILYLHFPQGEMKLFGTIVYPKNRYLTLQFSRGGKNVLCEDYFDSMIVFSDAWWIGTKEENPEEAQLDFPKQMFEGQGQQVEYDFKGGAGAASVNKEVVHKSGIKYVEIETPETELENDLSDDKNNLNDLMETAQTRHSERTAGKTFKFAEASSGDDSVESIVADVAKEEGEEEKNVKSNTSSAIVLDFENEGAIEGNYSSGKIQACAMLGTKFKKLSESAVLRTSNEHSESHSNHGSLVQATISTLFNKAHGKRKVEEKNEPRKSRKSPSSKVSDQKVQLANSRRRIDQAGGPRKRGKANEGKKAGAVTKAKMKVYEVGDDDIEEFSSSTQSQDTDGSDENWAA